The following proteins are co-located in the Anas platyrhynchos isolate ZD024472 breed Pekin duck chromosome 1, IASCAAS_PekinDuck_T2T, whole genome shotgun sequence genome:
- the RABL2B gene encoding rab-like protein 2B isoform X2: MHASYYHKAHACIMVFDVQRKVTYKNLSSWYKELREFRPEIPCIVVANKIDADMKVTQKNFNFARKFSLPFYFVSAADGTNVVKLFNDAIKLAVAYKQNSGDFMDEVMRELESFDLEKKSENLSDKEESFPEEKPPSA, from the exons ATGCATGCATCCTATTACCATAAAGCTCATGCTTGTATAATG GTGTTTGATGTGCAGCGAAAAGTCACCTACAAGAACCTGAGCAGCTGGTACAAGGAGCTGAGAGAATTCCGCCCAGAGATCCCTTGCATTGTGGTAGCCAATAAAATTGATG cggATATGAAGGTGACCCAGAAAAATTTCAACTTTGCTCGGAAGTTCAGTTTACCCTTTTACTTTGTGTCTGCTGCAGATGGCACTAATGTAGTGAAG CTCTTCAATGATGCTATCAAACTGGCAGTTGCTTATAAACAGAATTCAGGAGATTTCATGGATGAGGTCATGCGAGAACTGGAG AGCTTTGACCTTGAGAAGAAGAGTGAGAATTTGTCGGATAAAGAAGAGAGCTTTCCTGAAGAGAAGCCCCCATCTGCCTAA
- the NME6 gene encoding nucleoside diphosphate kinase 6: MAAAGRCARPLQLTLALLKPDAVAHPLVLEAVHEVILSNRFLIVRAKELRCGREESRRFYREHAGRFFYQRLVEFMASGPMWAYILAHENAISLWRTLMGPTKVFRARHSVPDSIRGAYGLTDTRNTTHGSDSPASASREIAFFFPEFNEELWYQQEEPHLRCGQVYYNAEERVHCVFKDEETELT; encoded by the exons atggcggcggcggggcgctgcgCGAGGCCGCTGCAGCTGACGCTGGCGCTGCTGAAGCCGGACGCCGTGGCCCACCCGCTGGTGCTGGAG GCCGTGCACGAGGTCATCCTCAGCAACCGGTTCCTCATCGTGCGCGCCAAGGAGCTGCGCTGCGGGCGGGAGGAGAGCCGCCGCTTCTACCGGGAGCACGCGG GGCGGTTCTTCTACCAGCGGCTGGTGGAGTTCATGGCCAG TGGCCCTATGTGGGCTTATATCTTGGCCCATGAGAATGCAATCTCCCTCTGGAGAACCCTGATGGGACCCACCAAGGTATTCCGAGCCCGACACAGTGTCCCAGATTCCATCCGAGGAGCTTATGGCCTCACTGACACCAGGAATACCACTCATGGCTCAG ATTCACCAGCATCAGCCAGCAGAGAAATTGCCTTCTTCTTCCCAGAGTTCAATGAAGAGCTCTGGTACCAGCAGGAGGAGCCACATCTACGCTGTGGTCAGGTGTATTACAATGCAGAGGAGCGTGTTCACTGTGTATTCAAGGATGAAGAAACAGAGTTGACCTGA
- the RABL2B gene encoding rab-like protein 2B isoform X1 → MAEAAASEQAREEAAAGAEEAVKIICLGDSAVGKSKLLERFLLDGFRPQQLSTFALTLYKHRARVDGKPVLVDFWDTAGQERFQSMHASYYHKAHACIMVFDVQRKVTYKNLSSWYKELREFRPEIPCIVVANKIDADMKVTQKNFNFARKFSLPFYFVSAADGTNVVKLFNDAIKLAVAYKQNSGDFMDEVMRELESFDLEKKSENLSDKEESFPEEKPPSA, encoded by the exons atggcggaggcggcggcgtcGGAGCAGGCCCGGGAGGAGGCCGCGGCCGGCGCCGAGGAGGCCGTGAAGATCATCTGCCTGGGCGACAGCGCCGTGGGCAAGTCCAA GCTGCTGGAGAGGTTCCTGCTCGACGGATT CCgcccccagcagctctccacCTTCGCCCTGACGCTGTACAAGCACCGCGCTCGCGTGGACGGGAAGCCGGTCCTAGTGG ATTTCTGGGACACAGCTGGACAAGAGAGGTTCCAGAGTATGCATGCATCCTATTACCATAAAGCTCATGCTTGTATAATG GTGTTTGATGTGCAGCGAAAAGTCACCTACAAGAACCTGAGCAGCTGGTACAAGGAGCTGAGAGAATTCCGCCCAGAGATCCCTTGCATTGTGGTAGCCAATAAAATTGATG cggATATGAAGGTGACCCAGAAAAATTTCAACTTTGCTCGGAAGTTCAGTTTACCCTTTTACTTTGTGTCTGCTGCAGATGGCACTAATGTAGTGAAG CTCTTCAATGATGCTATCAAACTGGCAGTTGCTTATAAACAGAATTCAGGAGATTTCATGGATGAGGTCATGCGAGAACTGGAG AGCTTTGACCTTGAGAAGAAGAGTGAGAATTTGTCGGATAAAGAAGAGAGCTTTCCTGAAGAGAAGCCCCCATCTGCCTAA